One Tolypothrix bouteillei VB521301 DNA window includes the following coding sequences:
- a CDS encoding chloride channel protein — protein sequence MLPKNRPPYGQNQRRTLRQLFGLVKRNPFTISRWVLCWAVVGTVCGLFAGLYWSVLELMFHELEKFQGWSLLLVMPLAGLAIGLVIHFLGNPGEIAAIVDNIHLRNGRLDARKNPSMILASLLSISAGGSAGPEAPLVQVTGSFGTWVAERLRLEGEDVRSMSLAAMAAGFTALFGAPLGGAMFALEILHHQHIVEYYEALMPAIVSSCASYLVFAAITRLGIAPTWHFPQYHIDSIDDFALAIVFGIVGVIAGWMFMGIFRACDRIFAQIPGPVYFRTTLAGLGLGCLAAVLPLTRYFGHHELEVVLNQSFPAVFLFVLVLAKMTSISVTVTGGWRGGFIIPLFFTGACLGKAVAGLIPGLNSTLAMICTMAAINAAVTRTPISTTLLLSKLTNFSPFTPILFASLIGFFLAPKVPLIESQLKNQSSEVQVPVN from the coding sequence GTGCTACCAAAGAATCGCCCTCCTTACGGACAAAATCAACGCCGGACTCTTCGTCAACTTTTTGGACTGGTAAAACGCAATCCCTTCACAATTTCTCGTTGGGTTTTATGCTGGGCTGTGGTAGGGACTGTTTGCGGTTTATTTGCGGGGTTGTACTGGAGTGTGCTGGAACTGATGTTCCATGAACTTGAAAAATTTCAAGGTTGGAGTCTGTTGCTCGTTATGCCACTCGCTGGTTTGGCGATTGGTTTAGTCATTCATTTTCTTGGCAATCCTGGTGAAATTGCTGCGATTGTTGATAACATCCATCTTCGGAATGGGCGGTTGGATGCTCGCAAAAATCCTTCTATGATTTTGGCTTCTTTGCTCAGCATCTCAGCAGGTGGTAGTGCTGGACCGGAAGCGCCACTCGTACAGGTAACAGGTTCTTTTGGGACTTGGGTTGCTGAGCGTTTGCGACTAGAAGGTGAAGATGTGAGGTCTATGAGTTTAGCTGCCATGGCTGCAGGCTTTACTGCTTTGTTTGGCGCACCTCTTGGTGGTGCTATGTTTGCTTTGGAAATTTTGCACCACCAACATATCGTTGAGTACTATGAAGCTTTAATGCCTGCTATTGTTTCTAGTTGTGCGAGTTATCTGGTTTTCGCTGCAATTACACGTTTGGGGATTGCTCCAACCTGGCATTTTCCGCAATATCACATAGACAGTATTGACGATTTTGCGCTAGCTATTGTCTTTGGAATTGTGGGGGTTATTGCTGGGTGGATGTTCATGGGTATTTTTCGAGCTTGCGATCGCATTTTTGCCCAAATCCCAGGACCTGTTTATTTTCGCACAACACTAGCTGGTTTGGGGCTTGGTTGTTTAGCGGCTGTCTTACCGCTGACACGTTATTTTGGACATCATGAATTAGAAGTTGTCCTCAATCAAAGCTTTCCGGCTGTTTTCTTGTTTGTACTGGTTTTGGCAAAAATGACATCTATTAGCGTAACTGTCACGGGAGGATGGCGTGGAGGATTTATCATTCCCCTATTTTTTACGGGCGCTTGTTTGGGTAAAGCTGTAGCTGGCTTAATTCCGGGATTGAATTCCACACTCGCCATGATTTGTACAATGGCGGCTATCAATGCCGCAGTAACGCGAACACCTATCAGTACAACCTTATTGCTGTCAAAATTAACAAATTTTAGTCCCTTCACTCCAATCTTGTTTGCCAGTTTGATTGGATTTTTTCTCGCTCCTAAAGTACCCTTGATCGAATCTCAACTCAAAAATCAATCTTCAGAAGTTCAGGTACCCGTGAATTAG
- a CDS encoding XRE family transcriptional regulator, protein MTMTKGKILQDIWDNLPEDRKQRIQDRAEELEAEYLCLQELRKAAGLTQAEIARSLRMPQSNVSRLERESDMLLSTLRNYIDAMGGNLTIVVELPNKPPVRLNTLSDLVSQDVDSKIC, encoded by the coding sequence ATGACAATGACTAAAGGGAAAATCTTGCAAGATATATGGGATAATTTGCCAGAAGATCGTAAGCAACGAATACAGGATCGGGCTGAAGAATTAGAAGCTGAATATCTCTGTTTGCAGGAACTGCGAAAAGCCGCAGGACTAACGCAGGCGGAAATTGCACGAAGCTTGCGAATGCCGCAATCTAACGTGTCACGTCTGGAAAGAGAGTCTGATATGTTGCTGTCTACTTTGAGGAACTACATTGATGCTATGGGAGGCAATCTAACTATTGTAGTTGAGCTTCCGAATAAGCCACCTGTTCGTCTAAATACATTAAGTGACCTTGTAAGCCAGGACGTAGACAGTAAAATATGTTAA
- a CDS encoding GAF domain-containing sensor histidine kinase, giving the protein MAATEFPDRLSALEQENAMLRRLLGQQGCSQLQQCEQSYAVLQAEVAEYKRREQERYKHTATVREQGQVADLTSYEPTQQALLQAEQVRSQELERINAELQQTLDRLSESEARYRALFELSSEGIYRWELDQPIPLALPVSEQVDRLYRYMYVAEANAVFAGMYRLPSTEAALGLRLSDVHISTSDKNLELMCHYVENGYRIRAAESEEVDNEGKKCYFLNNIIGIVENGQLTGGWGTQLNITELRETQQVLLRVEQDRVAELAKANEELLQREHELQHSYRLLSAVAEVAKDLLENPHIDNAIDNALKKIGETAGISRVGLMQEKPSEENGRMQHRVLAEWTAPGIPRQSEDPRTKIVYTDEYAILADELHNGRSIWHLVTEFPEPARTHQLNISVKSTGAVPIFIEGEYFGCVFFDNCVDYRQWSTHEINVLTFGAGAIGAALHRKQLVDRLVEERIHGEQEQVAELAKANDALKQTVDVLATETDFDLFLGHVLQVIAEQLEAPLTEYWYCSKTDDTARVGLTYWRGQILKPEEQPGHIGLYGYPVPPEMMPEESLHHRCSHFITEDVATSAIHIQIANEFGLDAGAWYRSRGVSRLLNVPLILGEKMIGALIVFLPSHRHFTKQQIELTYTLAQQVTLAIQLTNLAEEAKQVAIFEERNRMASEIHDTLAQVFTGISLQLEVAKPLIHQEPQTVERILEYTSQLAETGLTEARRSVWALYPPAAEYADLAQMLYESVEHMTRNTSIAVEVNVRGNSCPLPPFMGMNLLRIGQEALTNALKHAQAQKISIDLGYEPDRIWLTISDDGRGFTPFTYIDSLNDGFGLVSMYERGDRIGAQVSLISQLGQGTQILVEAPLN; this is encoded by the coding sequence ATGGCTGCTACTGAGTTCCCGGATCGCCTCTCTGCCCTAGAGCAAGAAAATGCTATGCTGCGACGCCTGTTGGGACAGCAAGGCTGCTCGCAGCTGCAACAGTGCGAGCAATCTTATGCGGTGCTACAAGCAGAGGTTGCAGAATACAAACGAAGGGAACAAGAACGGTACAAGCACACAGCAACTGTTCGCGAACAAGGGCAAGTTGCAGATCTGACAAGTTACGAACCAACTCAACAAGCTCTACTTCAAGCCGAACAGGTGCGATCGCAAGAACTCGAACGCATCAACGCGGAATTGCAACAAACGCTCGATCGCCTCAGCGAATCGGAAGCCCGGTATCGTGCTTTATTTGAACTCAGCAGTGAAGGGATCTATCGTTGGGAACTAGACCAACCTATCCCCTTAGCGTTGCCTGTGAGCGAGCAAGTCGATCGATTGTACCGTTATATGTATGTTGCCGAAGCAAATGCCGTCTTTGCAGGTATGTATAGATTGCCCTCGACTGAAGCGGCTCTAGGTTTGCGCCTTAGCGATGTTCACATCTCAACTTCCGACAAGAATCTAGAACTGATGTGTCACTATGTTGAGAACGGGTATCGAATTCGAGCGGCTGAATCTGAGGAAGTGGATAACGAAGGAAAGAAATGTTATTTCCTCAATAACATCATTGGCATCGTTGAAAATGGTCAGTTGACGGGTGGGTGGGGAACACAACTTAACATTACCGAACTGCGAGAAACACAACAAGTCCTCCTGCGAGTTGAGCAAGATCGGGTAGCAGAGCTAGCTAAGGCAAATGAAGAATTACTGCAGCGCGAACACGAATTGCAGCACAGTTATCGCCTGCTTTCTGCAGTAGCAGAAGTTGCTAAAGATCTTCTCGAAAACCCTCACATTGATAACGCCATTGACAACGCACTGAAGAAAATTGGCGAGACAGCAGGGATTAGTCGAGTTGGGCTAATGCAGGAAAAGCCAAGCGAGGAGAACGGACGGATGCAGCATCGCGTTCTGGCAGAATGGACAGCACCAGGAATTCCTCGCCAGAGTGAGGACCCGCGAACGAAAATTGTTTATACTGACGAATACGCCATCCTAGCAGATGAACTCCACAACGGTCGCTCCATCTGGCATTTAGTGACAGAATTTCCCGAACCTGCTCGGACTCATCAGTTAAACATCTCTGTTAAGTCTACAGGTGCAGTGCCGATTTTCATTGAAGGAGAATACTTTGGTTGCGTCTTCTTTGATAACTGCGTTGATTATCGCCAATGGTCAACTCACGAAATTAACGTTTTGACCTTTGGTGCTGGAGCAATTGGAGCAGCCCTACATCGGAAACAACTGGTCGATCGCCTGGTTGAAGAACGAATTCACGGCGAACAAGAACAGGTGGCAGAACTGGCAAAAGCCAATGATGCGCTTAAGCAAACGGTTGATGTGCTGGCAACGGAAACAGACTTCGATCTTTTTTTAGGACACGTGCTTCAAGTCATTGCCGAGCAACTTGAAGCACCGTTAACTGAATATTGGTACTGTTCCAAAACTGATGACACCGCCCGCGTTGGATTAACTTACTGGCGGGGACAGATTCTCAAACCGGAGGAACAGCCAGGGCACATTGGTTTGTATGGCTATCCGGTTCCACCAGAGATGATGCCAGAGGAAAGCTTGCATCATCGCTGCAGCCACTTCATTACTGAAGATGTGGCAACGAGTGCTATTCATATCCAAATTGCCAATGAGTTTGGATTAGATGCTGGAGCCTGGTATAGATCTCGTGGAGTAAGCCGTTTACTTAATGTTCCGTTGATTTTGGGTGAGAAAATGATTGGAGCACTGATTGTATTTCTTCCCAGCCATCGTCATTTTACCAAGCAACAAATTGAATTGACTTATACCCTGGCACAACAGGTAACGCTGGCCATTCAACTTACCAATCTTGCAGAAGAAGCCAAACAAGTTGCAATTTTTGAAGAACGCAACCGCATGGCAAGTGAAATTCACGATACCCTGGCTCAGGTCTTCACCGGCATTTCCCTGCAACTAGAGGTAGCGAAACCCTTGATTCACCAGGAACCGCAAACCGTAGAACGGATTTTAGAGTACACCAGCCAACTGGCAGAAACCGGGCTGACAGAAGCCCGTCGCTCGGTCTGGGCGCTCTACCCTCCCGCTGCTGAGTATGCCGATCTGGCACAAATGCTCTATGAGAGTGTAGAACACATGACCCGCAATACTTCTATTGCCGTTGAGGTGAATGTTCGGGGCAACTCCTGTCCCTTACCGCCTTTTATGGGCATGAACCTGCTAAGGATTGGGCAGGAAGCCCTCACTAATGCCCTTAAACACGCTCAAGCACAGAAAATTTCAATCGATCTCGGTTACGAACCCGACCGCATTTGGCTCACCATTTCCGATGATGGACGTGGCTTTACTCCTTTCACCTATATCGATAGCTTGAACGACGGTTTTGGACTGGTAAGTATGTACGAACGCGGCGATCGCATCGGTGCCCAAGTGAGCTTAATAAGCCAATTGGGGCAAGGCACCCAAATTCTTGTGGAAGCACCCTTGAATTAG
- the lnt gene encoding apolipoprotein N-acyltransferase, protein MGLTVAPFGAWFFTWIALAPLWAIVVNSAQRNNSSPLHLISPSLAWGIGYHGIALSWITGIHPMTWMGVPWLASLAIALFCWTFITLWGAALVATWATCFSLVLNFQVWTHRKFKSFSPSAPPPLVRVLIGTGIWCGLEALWSAGPLWWTSLSYTQSPQNLVILHLGQLSGPSAVTAAIVAVNGLLAEAWINRRGAENTEKRTQFLTSAPLRLSYLVSAVALFILLHLIGLSLYSRPLVQQPEAALKVGIVQGNVPNEIKLFREGFRRAIEGYTTGYVTLTDRGVDAVLTPEGALPFFQNEIVTSSLVDAVREKKKVAWIGGFYRDGRSYTNSLFTVTGSGVIFSRYGKVKMVPIGEYVPFEEILGGLIDRLSPLKEHQVAGKQNQVFDTPFGRAIVGICYESAFSEHFRRQAAVGGEFILGPSNDAHYSAAMPTQHHAQDIMRAIETDRWAVRATNTGYSAFVDPHGRTLWISGHNTYEVHAETVYRLQSKTLYVLWGDWLTPLLLGLGGLGWFVGNRFS, encoded by the coding sequence ATGGGGTTGACGGTTGCACCTTTTGGTGCATGGTTCTTCACATGGATTGCCCTTGCTCCCCTATGGGCAATCGTTGTTAATTCTGCACAACGAAATAACTCATCTCCCCTTCACCTCATCTCCCCCTCCCTAGCCTGGGGTATTGGTTATCACGGAATTGCCTTATCTTGGATTACCGGAATTCACCCCATGACTTGGATGGGAGTTCCTTGGTTGGCAAGTTTGGCGATCGCTTTATTTTGCTGGACGTTCATTACCTTGTGGGGAGCAGCATTAGTTGCTACTTGGGCAACTTGTTTCTCCTTGGTTTTAAATTTTCAAGTTTGGACGCACCGTAAATTCAAATCCTTTTCCCCCTCCGCTCCTCCCCCTCTCGTTCGCGTTTTGATTGGTACGGGTATCTGGTGCGGATTAGAAGCACTTTGGAGTGCGGGACCGTTGTGGTGGACTTCTCTTTCTTACACGCAAAGCCCGCAGAATCTTGTCATTTTACATTTAGGTCAACTGTCTGGACCGAGTGCGGTGACTGCGGCTATTGTGGCAGTGAATGGTTTGCTTGCGGAAGCATGGATAAACCGTAGAGGCGCAGAGAACACAGAGAAAAGAACGCAATTTCTGACCTCTGCGCCTCTGCGCCTCAGTTATTTAGTTTCTGCGGTTGCATTATTCATTTTGCTCCATCTCATTGGTTTGAGTTTATACAGCCGTCCTTTAGTTCAGCAACCAGAAGCAGCGTTGAAAGTGGGGATTGTTCAGGGGAATGTTCCTAATGAAATCAAGCTTTTTCGAGAAGGTTTTCGTCGTGCTATTGAAGGTTACACCACAGGTTATGTCACCCTAACAGATCGAGGTGTTGATGCCGTGCTAACTCCAGAGGGTGCTTTGCCTTTTTTCCAAAACGAGATCGTGACAAGCTCTTTAGTAGACGCGGTGCGGGAAAAAAAGAAAGTTGCTTGGATTGGAGGTTTTTATAGAGATGGGCGCAGTTATACAAACAGCTTGTTTACAGTTACGGGCAGTGGTGTGATTTTTAGCCGCTACGGCAAAGTTAAGATGGTACCGATTGGGGAGTATGTTCCTTTCGAGGAAATTTTGGGTGGTCTGATTGACCGTTTGTCACCTTTGAAGGAACACCAGGTTGCAGGGAAGCAAAATCAAGTATTTGACACCCCTTTTGGTCGTGCTATTGTCGGAATTTGCTATGAATCGGCTTTTTCCGAACATTTCCGCCGTCAAGCTGCGGTAGGGGGAGAATTTATACTCGGACCTTCTAATGATGCTCACTACAGTGCTGCTATGCCGACGCAGCATCACGCACAGGATATTATGCGGGCTATTGAAACTGATAGATGGGCGGTGAGGGCAACAAATACGGGATATTCAGCTTTTGTCGATCCTCACGGTAGGACATTGTGGATATCGGGACACAATACTTACGAAGTTCATGCAGAAACAGTGTATCGTCTTCAAAGTAAGACTTTATACGTGCTTTGGGGTGATTGGTTGACGCCCTTATTGTTAGGATTGGGCGGTTTGGGATGGTTTGTGGGAAATCGGTTTTCGTAA
- the gyrA gene encoding DNA gyrase subunit A, giving the protein MTTSQERIIPTDLGNEMSRSYLEYAMSVIVGRALPDARDGLKPVHRRILYAMHELGLTADRPFRKCARVVGEVLGKYHPHGDTAVYDALVRMAQDFSMRSPLIAGHGNFGSIDNDPPAAMRYTECRLQALTSDALLQDIESETVDFVNNFDGSQQEPTVLPARVPQLLLNGSSGIAVGMATNIPPHNLGELIDGLVALIHNPDINDTQLMQYIPGPDFPTGGQILGTGPIKEAYTIGRGSITMRGVAQIETIEQRGRPDREAIIVTELPYQTNKAALIEKIAELVNDKKIEGIADIRDESDRDGMRIVIELKRDAYPRVVLNNLYKQTPIQANFGANMLALVNGEPQVLTLKQFLQVFLDFRIEAITKRTQYELRKAEERDHILQGLLIALSHLDEIINLIRHAPDAPTAKGELVSTYGLSEVQADAILQMQLRRLTALEADKIRLEHEELQALITDLRDILARRERILEIIENEVKHLKEKYATPRRTVISPLEGEIDDRDLIANEKVVILVTEQGYIKRMPVNTFEAQSRATRGKAAAKMKEDDGVEHFLTCCDHDSVLFFSERGVVYCLKTYQIPVSSRTSRGTPIVQLLPVPKEEKITSIVPVTEFSSDEYLVMLTNGGYIKKTELAAFSNIRANGLIAISLEEGDQLRWVRRARVEDSVIIGSRRGMAIHFRCNHEQLRPLGRATRGVKAMKLRDKDELVGMDILPAAILATLNTDIETEIEEVETEELLEVDANEESVEVAGNGSTGPWVLVITMGGYGKRVPVSQFRLQKRAGQGIMATKFKNRKIKDQLATLHIVNNDDAEIMMVTSRGIIIRQAVNAISIQSRSATGVRVQRLDEDDVITGVAIVPPDTVDATEAE; this is encoded by the coding sequence ATGACAACCTCTCAGGAGAGGATTATCCCGACCGATCTGGGGAACGAAATGTCCCGGTCTTATTTAGAGTACGCCATGAGCGTGATTGTAGGTCGGGCGCTGCCAGATGCCAGGGATGGTCTGAAACCTGTGCATCGTCGTATCCTCTATGCTATGCATGAATTGGGATTGACCGCAGATCGCCCTTTTCGTAAATGCGCTCGTGTAGTAGGGGAAGTATTGGGTAAATATCACCCTCACGGTGACACAGCGGTCTATGACGCTCTAGTGCGAATGGCGCAAGATTTTTCCATGAGATCGCCCTTAATTGCAGGGCATGGAAACTTCGGTTCTATAGACAACGATCCACCTGCGGCAATGCGATACACCGAATGCCGCTTGCAAGCTTTAACGAGTGACGCTCTACTACAAGATATTGAGTCAGAAACTGTCGATTTTGTAAATAACTTCGACGGTTCCCAGCAAGAACCAACTGTTTTGCCCGCACGGGTTCCACAGCTGCTACTTAATGGTTCTTCCGGGATTGCCGTGGGTATGGCAACCAATATTCCCCCTCATAATTTGGGTGAGTTGATTGATGGATTGGTAGCACTGATTCACAATCCAGATATTAACGATACTCAATTAATGCAGTATATTCCCGGTCCTGATTTTCCAACAGGTGGTCAGATTTTGGGTACCGGACCAATTAAAGAAGCCTATACTATAGGGCGCGGTTCAATAACCATGCGCGGTGTGGCACAAATTGAAACTATAGAACAAAGGGGAAGACCGGATAGAGAAGCAATAATTGTTACTGAATTGCCTTACCAAACTAACAAAGCAGCACTGATTGAAAAAATCGCTGAGTTGGTAAATGACAAGAAAATAGAGGGAATTGCAGATATTCGAGATGAGAGCGATCGCGATGGTATGCGAATCGTGATTGAACTCAAACGGGACGCTTATCCCAGGGTTGTCCTCAACAATCTCTACAAACAAACGCCAATACAAGCCAACTTTGGGGCGAATATGCTGGCGCTTGTCAATGGCGAGCCGCAGGTTCTCACCCTCAAGCAATTCTTGCAAGTCTTTCTAGATTTCCGTATAGAAGCCATCACCAAACGCACGCAGTATGAACTGCGGAAAGCTGAAGAACGCGACCATATTTTGCAAGGGTTATTGATTGCTCTCTCGCACTTAGATGAAATTATTAACTTAATTCGCCATGCTCCTGACGCGCCTACAGCAAAAGGAGAGTTAGTCTCAACCTACGGACTCTCTGAAGTGCAAGCCGATGCAATTTTGCAGATGCAACTGCGGCGTTTGACAGCTTTGGAAGCAGATAAAATTCGCTTGGAACACGAAGAATTACAAGCCCTCATTACCGATCTGCGCGATATTCTCGCACGTCGAGAGCGAATTTTGGAAATCATTGAGAATGAGGTGAAGCATCTCAAAGAGAAATACGCAACGCCTCGCCGTACAGTCATTTCGCCTTTAGAAGGGGAAATAGATGATCGGGACTTGATTGCCAATGAAAAGGTTGTCATTTTAGTGACAGAACAAGGCTATATCAAACGGATGCCGGTCAACACCTTTGAGGCGCAAAGCCGCGCAACTAGAGGCAAAGCCGCAGCAAAGATGAAAGAAGATGATGGGGTTGAGCATTTCCTGACTTGCTGCGACCACGATAGTGTTTTGTTCTTTAGCGAGCGAGGTGTTGTTTACTGCCTGAAAACCTATCAAATACCCGTAAGTTCTCGTACCAGCAGGGGAACACCAATTGTCCAATTGCTACCCGTTCCTAAAGAGGAAAAAATTACCTCAATAGTTCCCGTAACGGAGTTTAGCAGCGATGAATATTTGGTCATGCTGACTAACGGTGGCTACATCAAGAAAACTGAATTGGCAGCGTTTAGTAATATTCGTGCCAATGGCTTGATTGCTATTTCTCTAGAAGAAGGGGATCAACTCCGTTGGGTGAGAAGAGCAAGAGTGGAAGATAGCGTTATCATTGGCTCGCGCCGGGGGATGGCAATTCACTTTAGATGCAATCACGAACAACTGCGTCCTTTGGGACGGGCGACTCGTGGGGTAAAAGCTATGAAACTGCGCGATAAAGATGAACTGGTGGGAATGGATATTCTTCCAGCAGCGATTCTTGCTACTTTAAATACAGACATAGAAACTGAAATCGAGGAAGTCGAAACGGAAGAACTCCTTGAGGTTGATGCAAATGAAGAATCTGTAGAAGTTGCAGGTAACGGCAGTACTGGTCCGTGGGTGTTGGTGATTACAATGGGAGGGTATGGCAAGCGCGTACCGGTTTCCCAGTTCCGCCTGCAAAAACGTGCCGGTCAGGGTATCATGGCGACTAAATTCAAAAACCGCAAAATCAAAGACCAATTGGCAACCTTACATATCGTAAACAATGATGATGCGGAGATTATGATGGTCACCAGTCGCGGTATCATCATTCGTCAGGCGGTGAATGCGATTTCAATTCAATCGCGATCGGCAACTGGGGTACGAGTGCAGCGCCTTGACGAAGATGACGTTATCACGGGAGTGGCAATAGTTCCCCCCGATACTGTTGATGCAACCGAAGCAGAGTAA
- a CDS encoding ester cyclase produces the protein MSTQQNKEIARKFCDQTWGKGNLAIVDELASRDFKVSYPILPEVLDREGFKVWVADTHTGLPDLQFTITDAIAEGEKVAIIWTARGTHKGEIKFLNLPPTFKSASWGGISIYRIVEGKVVEEQGQEDALGVFQQLGLIPT, from the coding sequence ATGTCAACACAACAAAATAAAGAGATTGCTCGAAAATTCTGCGACCAGACTTGGGGAAAGGGAAATTTGGCAATAGTAGACGAACTTGCCAGTCGTGACTTTAAAGTTTCTTATCCCATACTGCCTGAAGTATTAGACCGTGAGGGGTTTAAAGTGTGGGTTGCTGATACTCACACGGGATTGCCAGATCTACAGTTTACAATTACGGATGCGATCGCTGAAGGAGAAAAGGTAGCTATTATCTGGACTGCTCGAGGCACTCATAAAGGCGAGATAAAATTTCTCAATCTTCCTCCAACATTCAAATCTGCATCATGGGGCGGGATAAGTATTTATCGCATTGTTGAAGGTAAGGTTGTTGAAGAGCAAGGACAAGAAGATGCATTGGGAGTTTTTCAACAACTTGGTTTAATTCCTACCTGA
- a CDS encoding response regulator — MSDTNIRVLIADDHPVVRFGLAMIIQYATGIETVAEASTGTEAVQLFRQHRPDVVLMDLKMPEMCGVDAIAAIRQEDPDARLIVLTTYDGDEDIYRGLQAGARGYLLKNVTRQELIEAIQRVHAGQKCIPAEVGARLSERMSSPQLTERERQVLLLMTDGKNNQEIATYLNISEGTIKFHVNGILRKLGVSDRTQAVLVALKRGIANL, encoded by the coding sequence ATGAGCGACACCAACATTCGCGTCTTAATTGCCGACGACCACCCGGTTGTTCGCTTTGGTCTGGCGATGATTATTCAATACGCTACCGGGATTGAAACGGTGGCTGAAGCCAGTACGGGCACCGAAGCCGTGCAACTCTTCCGCCAACATCGACCTGATGTCGTTCTGATGGATTTGAAGATGCCGGAGATGTGCGGTGTCGATGCGATCGCTGCGATTCGTCAGGAAGATCCCGATGCCCGGCTCATTGTACTGACTACCTATGATGGCGATGAAGACATTTATCGCGGGCTACAAGCCGGAGCGAGAGGCTACCTGCTCAAAAATGTCACTCGCCAAGAGTTAATTGAAGCAATCCAGCGAGTCCATGCCGGACAGAAATGTATTCCTGCTGAGGTCGGCGCGAGGCTATCTGAACGCATGAGCAGTCCCCAATTAACCGAACGCGAACGGCAAGTTCTTCTGCTCATGACTGATGGTAAGAACAATCAAGAAATTGCTACATATCTCAACATTAGCGAAGGTACGATTAAGTTCCATGTCAATGGTATTCTCAGAAAACTGGGTGTGAGCGATCGCACGCAAGCAGTTTTAGTCGCGCTCAAACGAGGGATTGCCAATCTCTAA
- a CDS encoding histone deacetylase, with translation MLPVIYSDEFLDHKTGSFHPENPERLMAITTALKQATFAEQIEWRSPSPPETRTLMSFLQQAHTERHINKIREIALAGGGYLDGDTPVSPRSYDVALLAVSAWLDGVDIVLETGKPAFVLARPPGHHAVSDEGMGFCLFSNAAVAAFYALQKPGIDRVAILDWDVHHGNGTQAIVEEHPQVAYCSLHQYPCYPGTGRATEKGFHHNVLNLPIPPGSNMEVYQPVFEKKVIPFLSNFQPDLLIVSAGYDANADDPLASINLQPQDYGVFTDYCLEITRKIVFGLEGGYDFESLSKSVLETIKHCLV, from the coding sequence ATGTTGCCAGTCATCTATTCCGACGAGTTTTTAGATCACAAAACGGGGTCTTTCCATCCAGAAAATCCAGAACGTTTAATGGCAATTACAACTGCCCTCAAACAAGCTACTTTTGCAGAACAAATTGAATGGCGATCGCCATCTCCACCAGAAACCCGAACCCTAATGTCTTTTTTGCAACAAGCGCATACTGAACGCCATATCAACAAAATTCGAGAAATTGCTCTCGCGGGTGGCGGTTATTTAGATGGAGATACCCCTGTTTCCCCCCGGAGTTATGATGTTGCTTTACTAGCGGTTAGTGCCTGGTTGGATGGAGTAGATATTGTGCTAGAAACTGGCAAACCGGCTTTTGTCCTGGCTCGTCCGCCAGGGCATCATGCTGTTAGTGATGAGGGGATGGGATTCTGCTTGTTTTCCAACGCTGCTGTTGCGGCATTCTACGCGTTGCAAAAACCAGGGATCGATCGTGTAGCCATTCTGGACTGGGATGTCCATCATGGCAATGGAACGCAAGCAATCGTAGAAGAACACCCACAAGTTGCTTATTGTTCTTTGCATCAGTACCCCTGCTACCCAGGGACTGGACGAGCAACAGAAAAAGGATTTCACCACAATGTGCTGAATTTACCCATACCTCCTGGTAGTAATATGGAGGTATACCAGCCCGTATTTGAAAAAAAGGTCATACCTTTCTTATCAAACTTTCAACCGGATTTATTAATAGTTAGTGCTGGTTACGATGCCAATGCTGACGATCCATTAGCAAGTATAAATTTACAACCGCAAGATTATGGTGTATTCACCGATTATTGCTTGGAAATAACTCGTAAGATTGTGTTCGGATTGGAAGGTGGTTACGATTTTGAATCCCTTTCTAAATCAGTCTTGGAAACAATTAAACATTGTTTGGTCTAA